Below is a genomic region from Brassica rapa cultivar Chiifu-401-42 chromosome A08, CAAS_Brap_v3.01, whole genome shotgun sequence.
CATGTTATGTGTCTCTTACAGGTTTGCTAACTGCGAATTGCGTACTGTGGTGATTGTAGACAAAGGGTTAGTATGATCTTAATAAATTTCTTAAgtaataaatttaatcaattaaaaattatcCATTATTTGACTTCTCATTCGTGTTGTTATATTTGTACTTTTCAGCTTGAGCTCTTCTACAGCAAATTGATTCCATGGACGGAGAAAGTTTCAAAGTGTTTACCTAGTCtttatttaaatcaaaagaAGTTACTTAATATTCATTTCATTGTTTTATTCTTGAAGCtcactattgttttttttttttgctaaaatttggtgCATAAATGCACTATTGTTAAGTTGAGCTTCTTCTAATTACGTGAACCCCTCGCTAATCTATTGTCCATCTTCTGCATTCTTTTAAGGGTTGTAttcaataaattaaattaaactcaTATGAAGTGATAATAAAATACCAAGACTTACTTACAAGACAAATAGTCTATGCGTTTTGTTTTAGAGTTTGTATCGTGTGTGAGATGCTGTCATGGAGTGTAGAATACGGTTTACTTGAGTAGATTGCAACTTGTAATTAAGCAAAAaggtaaattaaatatttcaagTAATGATGTGAGAACAAATCACTACTGAAGATGGTTTCTCAGATCTTGCAAGCCCTATATTTTATAGAAGTTTACAATATAcgttatatatgtatatgtctCTAACAGTAATTAGTGTTATTGtagtaaaatgaaaataatttcaaattaactaaaaataatttcacatggtttagattttgttattattttgtattgtaTGAAACCACATGGCATTATGGTGAAAATATTAGTGCTGAAATAGTACTATCTAGTTTAGGGTATGATTAACCTCGGTCTCTTTGCCGGGGTTCTTAACttatgatttgatattttttttatacttttcgaAACGGCttttatatatcttatttaaaagatgattcttagcttttcttagttaaaatctaagaaaaactaaaaatcgTCTATTATCCGAAGCTAAGAACCCCAGTTAAAAGACTAGAGTTATTGATAGTCTTAAAGGCTACTAAACCACTTGTGTTGGGATAAATAATGTGAACCATTGGATGGAAGGTTGTTTAGTTTTCTAGAAGGAAACTACGCTTTTATTATTCCGAGTATGAGATTCCATGTTATATTCGTTATCTTAATATATATCGGGAGAATAACCGGAAAATACATGGAAGATGTTCGTCCACTAGGAGATGAAGAATCTtctcatataagaaaaaatggtTTTAAAGCCGCTGGGAAGAGTTTTCTCCCCAAAATTCTCTAATATTTAATTAGACATTAATCAACTAAGAGCGATGATTCAGGAAGAGTCATATATGATTTAGTAGATGGGATTCATATGTGGATCCAATTTCATATTTGTTTATCAGTGTTTATATGATGGTGAAAATGAGAAGAAGGGGATCGAagttctcttttgtttttttcttacgCAATTGTGCGATCAATCTCTTCTCATGTATCAAGGTTTTATGGTGTTTTTAGTCAAGCGATTTGTGAACTTCTCCTTTATGGTTCAATCTGATCTCCAGACACAATGACGACATGTCTGCCCATAAGTTAGTTGTTGAACCCTTTCGTCACGTTTGGTATAGAGAAAACACGGCCCACCCACCCAGTCAACACGGGAATATAAAGATGGCGTGATACCTACGCTAAAGGCGAGGGCAGAGGAAGTGCATgtgtatctatatatatatatatgatcatcACTAAAGTTATTAAACCGGCAATGTAAATGTTATTAAACCGGTAGTTGAATAAACAAGAAAAGCGTTTTATAACAAACTTCTTCACTCTCAACCTCTTCCTCTTGATCTCAAGTTCTGCAATTCTAGTAGATCATATGCTCacgtaaagaagaagaagaagaagcaatgaACGACGATATAGAGTTTGTAAATATTGGGTAAAGAGGTCTTAATTAGAGAAGTGATTACGTAAATACATGGATTTGGTTGGAGCTCAGCCGCTACGCCTCTCATCCCCCAAGTTCAAAACCATTTATTTGGTTAGTCTTACCATTCATTTATTTCAATCTCCATCTTATATTGGTTATACCTTTATTAGGGTTAGCTTGCTTTAGAgacctttttaaaaattatacataatgTGGTCTGGTATATTCATCCACCgatcatataaaataattccAGTAGTTTTAATTAAGAGCGTTCATAACTAAAATCTAAGAGTTGTGCGAGATTACTAAAGTACACATGACCATCAAAAATGGAAGATTGAATTTTAGAACTTTATATAACATCAACATGGTCCGGTCCTGGATATAGACAAGTAAAGTGAAATATTGACGTATGTTCCCTAAAACTTAGcaaataagttatatataacattggtcttaaatttatataagaaaaattaaaatattaactaaaacGTTTACATCTTGAATTCTGAATTTTCACATATATCACTGGAGCTTTCTCAAGTTACAAACAAATCCTTAGCTTGATTATGAGATAGTACTTAAAGGTAAATAGTAAAATTGAGGGTTATATTTTAATGTGTGATGGAGCGAAAATGGTTAAAGGTGAGGCATGCACAAGGAATCCACAATGTAGCATTAGAAGAGAAAGGAGGGATAGATGAGATAAATGATGCCCATTTCTCTCCAAGGCTTTTAGATGCCCCTCTCTCCCCAAAGGGTATACAACAGGTGAGAAGGATATAAAGATAATTAACTACTTCTATTAGGGATTAATATATGCCTTGAGATGCACTATTGTACATAAATATGAATCCCCGATATAATTTTGCAGGTTTCTAAACAGCGCAAACAAATACTTGAATCAGAATTACTAAACACTATTGAGTTAGTGATTACCTCCCCGCTGCGCAGGTACTGCTACACGTACCTACCTTTTCGTACAGACCTAGTAGACTAACTCAAAAGAGTTTAACCCTTTTGGACAAAAGACCTATTTGCGGACATGAtggtttgacaaaaaaattgataagaactatattttaaatatttatgtctCGGAATTTTTTCGTTCAATTCATTAagtaaaactgttttttttttccctcaAAATGACCATGtccactataaaataactatttatatttgttctgtataaaattaaaataaaatattctactTTTCcggaaaaaacaacaaaacgaaattgattttgttttaacTTCTAAGACCAGCAAAATTCCCTACTAAACAGGTTAAATGGGATGGGTTAGCCCACTTTAGCATCTTAATAGTTAATAGTAACACTTTCGTTCAATTTCAGGGCAATGGAAACTGCAGTTGGAATATTTAGGGGACAAAAAGCTGTAAATCAATCGGACAACTTCCCTCCAATTGTAGCACTTGAGCTTTGTAGAGAACGCATGGTAATATTCATTACTTCCCAAAACTTCTCGAAGCGGTATAGAATCAAAGCTATGTTATAAAAACTATCAGTAAATATGAATGATTTTATATCCCAAGACTTTGGCTGAAAAATTACTATATGTTCCGATGAGGTATGTAAATGAAGAACTATGCGCGCACTCTGATCCATTGATGGGTATCCGCAGGGACTATATCCGTGTGATCGTAGAGAGAGTATAAGTACCCGTCGCATTTGTTTCCCGGATATCGACTTTACAATGGTACGTATAGTTAATCTCACACCAATTCTCTAGAAGTTCAAAATGACctgtatatgttttattttcgaattttgataaaacttaattttcttttggtcATAGGTAGAGAGTGATGAAGATGCcctatggagagaagaggaaagggaaaaCCTAGAAGAGGTTTCTGCTAGAGGCCTTCGCTTTCTCAAATGGTAATTAccctaattaatttatttttgtatggaCTTTCGCATTTCTCTTTCTACTAATCACAAACTAGCTaacaaaaaacacaaaaactTAACTTAAGATATAAATAAGAAGTCTCGTTTAACTGGTAATTAATATCCATATTGTATATtacataataattatatatagtgAGTCGTTATGCTTAGATGATTCAAATTCTGTGGAGGCaggttttacatttttataaacaTGTATAGATCAGAATAATGTTATCATGTACATGGTAAAATCTATGTCTTCACCAACATTCCAATAAAAACGTGTATAGGTTATGGGAGAGACCAGAGAAAGAAATAGCAGTTGTTAGCCATGGGATTTTCTTGCAGCAAACACTTCTTGCCCTGCATGAAAAAGTTAGCATACCTCTTCAAGATAGTCTTCTCACAAGGTCGACTATACGACTCCCGAAACTAATTAATCAGCCTCttgttaatttatttgttttaacgTATAATTAAAACCATGGACCCCAATGTCATCGTATGTAGGATATGTTATAAGTATAGTAAACTGATTTCGTTGATCTCTTTTCTTCTGTTTAGGTTTGCCAATTGTGAACTACGGTCAATCCGGATAGATGAGAGGTATCTAAAAATAGCTTTTAAGAAATGTAGGAGATTTAAAGTATAGTGttgtttctaaatttttgtaCGCAATTATAAGTGCAGTGACATGGAAGCAGTGACAGTAACGACTTATAACTGTATAAAAAACGTTGATCCACCTTCAACTTCCCTTCACACGCTTGAATAGAAATCATTCGAGTGAACTGTGTTTCATGCCATGCACATAGCGCTTAGAACCAGGGAAGCAAGCCACATCCGAATCTGGTACTAACGTAGCCTATGCGAGGGCAGACATGCGTGTGAAactctctcttttgtttttcttgattAATGTTTTAGTTCCTGAGAATCTCTCTTCTTAATTTCTTTTACTTATGTGTGATTGAGTATTTTAACAAAAGTGGCTCTGCTTAAGTTCGTGGTTCCATTAATATTGTATGTCATTCCAATatgtggttgttgttgttgttgtagtagTTGATTTTCTTATATGAATGCATGCATCATGTAAGTGGAAAATACTGAAAACTTATAACATTATAACTGAAACCATCTCATAAAGCTTGAGATGTTTATTTAAATGCCAACATCAAAAGGAAACACAAAACACATTGTAAGTCTTAAGACAAGCtgaaaaatcgtaaagattaggTAACTAACTAGAGAGTTTTGATATTTTCAGTTTTGACGTTGGTCCATttatttaaaaccaaaaaaaattctgtTATGCTATAATTggatattatatgaaaataccagatttttatttttaaaaggaaaaaaaaaacagatttcattaataaaaaatattaaaagtcttttttttgtcacgaaaAAATTAAAAGTCTCTTCTAAGAAACCAAAACATACATAATGTGAATTgagatttttatgtatatagaaaaaaaaaagactattacAATTGCGCGTGTACGACAATGTGAGTAGATGGAGCGTGGCACGGACACATTATAAAAATAGTGACGTGGTTATAAATTTGGATAGACGACAAATAGTAAAGTCatatattaaactattaatctAAAAGAGTTTGGTTCAACCATATTCTTAAATTCATCATTTCATCCAAATAAATCTAacctctcccccccccccccccccccccctctctctctctctcaatccgAGCAAACGATCCGTGTTGTTAAGGTCTCTCCTCTGATCGTCTTCCACCTTCTTCATCTGATCTCTTTATTTCGTTCCGTCCTTTTTGTTAAATCAAACGATGACCACTGAGACCGGAGAAATCAGCATCGTATGCAACCACTGGTATGTTTCCCCGACACGGTTTTGTTTTGCTTCCTTTTGTTGTTGCTTGTTTATTGGTGATTGACTTTACTATTTATTCGTTTTTGTGAATTGGTCGGTGTTTTGCAAGTTATTACATTTTTATGTCGGATTAAAGACACTTATGAGCTGCTTGATCCACTTTGGTTCTTGTAATAATTAGAATCAGCTAGGCTTGTGTCGGTGATTAGTTATATAACTATTGGAATCCATGGATTGGTTGTGCAATTATTATGATATaaagatttgattttttatGTGTTACCTACTTATTAAAaggttgagtttttttttttttttttttgttgttgccaATTCCCCTAAATTCATTCATGatataaatttacatttgaAGTCTTGTAACAATTCCACTGTGAATTTTGGTTATTCAATTTCACCCTTGTTAGAACTTTTTGACTATTTAATTTTGCTTTAAGCTTAACTTTGGTGGTTTGCATAGTTTCTAGAGGGCTATGTGTGCTTTGTCTAGTCATTTTTGTAGCGTTGAGTCTGATGAGAGACTTTGGACTGTTTGATAAATGCAGTAGTTCTGATTGGTCATTAAACCCAATTCCTTTTCGTATGTTCAATGGTAGCATCTACTTGTATGTTTGATCCCTCTCCTTGAGAGTGAGTACCTTGTTAAGCTTTAGCTTACTAAcaattttaatgttttcagTGATAGAGACATTCCAGCACCAAACATCGATCTGCATCGTGTACATTGTGCTCGTAATCTAGAAAAATGTAAGATCTGTGGTGATATGGTTCCCAAAAAACATGCTGAGGAACACTTCTCCAACACACATGCCCCGGTACGctgattttttcttctataaattGTATTCTGTATGCATGAGAATTCAATACTTTGTATAGTTTCATATGGTACTTTCTCTTATGACATTCCTTCTTGTACTGCATTGAGAAGGTACCGTGCTCCATGTGCAACGAGACCATAGCTCGTGAGGCTTTTGATAATCACAAAGGAGAAATTTGCCCCAAGAGGATTGTAACGTGTGAGTTCTGCGAGTTTCCATTGCCTGCTGTTGATCTTGCTGAGCATCAGGTATTATTCACAGATCTCTCCCTTTTTCTCTCCGATGAATGGCTTTATCTGATTCTCTCCTGTTTCAttaaaatcaggaagtatgtgGCAACCGCACAGAGCTCTGTTATCAATGCAACAGCTACGTTAGATTGCGAGAAACATTTAGCCATCAAACCAAGTGCCCTGGTTCTGTGCTCAACAATGTTGAATCCTCCAGGTACATTTTTTTCTGATTCAAAGGCTTTTCATCTGTTGTTTAAACTCATGTCTTTGGCATGGATTATA
It encodes:
- the LOC103836302 gene encoding phosphoglycerate mutase-like protein isoform X3 produces the protein MDLVGAQPLRLSSPKFKTIYLRKWLKVRHAQGIHNVALEEKGGIDEINDAHFSPRLLDAPLSPKGIQQVSKQRKQILESELLNTIELVITSPLRRAMETAVGIFRGQKAVNQSDNFPPIVALELCRERMGLYPCDRRESISTRRICFPDIDFTMVESDEDALWREEERENLEEVSARGLRFLKWLWERPEKEIAVVSHGIFLQQTLLALHEKVSIPLQDSLLTRFANCELRSIRIDESAVTWKQ
- the LOC103836302 gene encoding phosphoglycerate mutase-like protein isoform X2, with protein sequence MDLVGAQPLRLSSPKFKTIYLVRHAQGIHNVALEEKGGIDEINDAHFSPRLLDAPLSPKGIQQVSKQRKQILESELLNTIELVITSPLRRAMETAVGIFRGQKAVNQSDNFPPIVALELCRERMGLYPCDRRESISTRRICFPDIDFTMVESDEDALWREEERENLEEVSARGLRFLKWLWERPEKEIAVVSHGIFLQQTLLALHEKVSIPLQDSLLTRFANCELRSIRIDESDMEAVTVTTYNCIKNVDPPSTSLHTLE
- the LOC103836302 gene encoding phosphoglycerate mutase-like protein isoform X1, giving the protein MDLVGAQPLRLSSPKFKTIYLRKWLKVRHAQGIHNVALEEKGGIDEINDAHFSPRLLDAPLSPKGIQQVSKQRKQILESELLNTIELVITSPLRRAMETAVGIFRGQKAVNQSDNFPPIVALELCRERMGLYPCDRRESISTRRICFPDIDFTMVESDEDALWREEERENLEEVSARGLRFLKWLWERPEKEIAVVSHGIFLQQTLLALHEKVSIPLQDSLLTRFANCELRSIRIDESDMEAVTVTTYNCIKNVDPPSTSLHTLE
- the LOC103836303 gene encoding XIAP-associated factor 1 isoform X1, giving the protein MTTETGEISIVCNHCDRDIPAPNIDLHRVHCARNLEKCKICGDMVPKKHAEEHFSNTHAPVPCSMCNETIAREAFDNHKGEICPKRIVTCEFCEFPLPAVDLAEHQEVCGNRTELCYQCNSYVRLRETFSHQTKCPGSVLNNVESSRRMPRAAEGDGNGRRRRDGNGVSNKRLFFTIAITGIAILIGSLFFQRKPEGS
- the LOC103836303 gene encoding XIAP-associated factor 1 isoform X2, which translates into the protein MTTETGEISIVCNHCDRDIPAPNIDLHRVHCARNLEKCKICGDMVPKKHAEEHFSNTHAPVPCSMCNETIAREAFDNHKGEICPKRIVTCEFCEFPLPAVDLAEHQEVCGNRTELCYQCNSYVRLRETFSHQTKCPGSVLNNVESSRMPRAAEGDGNGRRRRDGNGVSNKRLFFTIAITGIAILIGSLFFQRKPEGS